AGCAGTTCCGCGCGCCGATGGACGCGTGGAGCACGCGGGAGCAACTGTGCCTCGCGTCTGCGGTGCTGCGTAGCGGCGACCAGAACTGGATGTCCGTGTCTCGAGCCCTGAAGACTGCGGGCGAGGCGGGCCGGCCGCCGGACTGGTACTCACAGAAGAGGTAGAAACATTGACACATAATTACGAATATTTGGTtccctggaagagatcgctaggtagcgataaggccgccaaattgtacctacctgcttatattctgttgtgctttgtatgtgttgtttctgtactaattttgtggtatattcattcattcaatattGATTATTGATTTGGGGATACAGAATATTGGTTTGGGGCTGAGATTGATAGTCATCAGTCATGACAATAGCATTTGCGCCACATTGAGCTGGTCCGGAACGAACATATGAAACATGAAATTTTCTATGTATCTATGTCTGCTTTTAATATTAGGTTCCTCCACGTAGGCATCCTATAGGCAACCTTGCTCgcttgattgcagccaagcaaaagtccattaatataaaaaaatctgtgtatttataatttaaaaaggaTTAAAGAAATTATCAGCAAAGACAGCATAccagctattttattttaatgtgtcTATCACACCTAGATTCAAGACTGCATGAtacaagttttatttatataaccCTTCTAGCTTTGTAACACATTTACCGAAGCTTACTTAGCACAAGAAGTGCTACTCTGAATGTGGAATTGAAACTAGACATAACTCCAAACCTcttatatatacatattataaatgcaaaagtgtatttgcCGGCTTGCGTTATCTAGCCATGGTTAAAAAACCATGCTGTAACAGAGAAATGGCACGACATGATTTTTGGTATAGATGTTATGTAGTTAAAAACTTGGAGTGTAGTCATAGAGTTCGCACAagattttaataacctaaattgATGCAGATTAAGTTGCAGGCATTGTCTAGTCATTCATAAATTCTACTAGCAAAGCAATGATGggtcatttatttaatttaaatatatagtatatcaaaaacaaatcatttcttataaattattgaataggGATTCTTCCAAAATTTGTAAAATCCATATTCGTTGCTAGTTTGCTAATAATTTCAAGcatatcagcaagcgcagtgtgggacaacCTCTAACCCGCTGGGCTGACAAAGATATGAAGATAgcaggaagtgggtggatgaggaaggcggaggatcgagtgtggtggcgcgcccttaaaaggcctatgtccagcagtggacgcaaacaggctgattgattgattgattgaaccgTTCCAAATTCTTGATTTAACTAAAGCAGTattgtagcagccatgcagtgTATGATAACAATTATTAGAACTTGTATTACAtgggctgtatttacaacaTGTGCTGTGGTTATAATTAGAACTATGGTAGAAAATGAGGGCCAGAGCTTGCCAGGCTtgaccgaggtgtttcggtcttgatgtTTCTGAAGTGAATTGGTGAATGTGTTGCCCGGGGTTCGCCAAGGCCAGCAGGATATTcgaatcgttccgaattcaaattgtgttctaaACGGCAGCTGCAAAGTGCAATGTTTTCTTCACAGtatgtcaaattacgtcaaGTATTTATAATGTCACATCTAAGTATTTCACACAAGCTCCCATAACTGAACAAGCATTTGACGTTTGACAAAAACTTGATGCTTTGACTAGTAGGCATTATCCCCATTATAAACTCTTGCAGTTGTGCAGCTCAATATGGTGCCCTACTGGAGAATGTTGAAACACCAAAACGCAAGAAACGCAATTCCGAGGGTGCTGTGGAGACTCCCCAGGAGAGCATCCTGAAGACCCTCACTCAGCAGCGCATCCAGGAGATACAGAACACGCTGCAGGAGATGAACACACAGTATGAACAGATCAAGGTAACACTTTTGCAGCCGGGTTGATTCTTTGTGAAAAAGTCAGCTTTTCTGTCCCTGCTGACAGTCTTTCTGTGGCTTGCTTATaatgtttttcatattttttcgtTGATGAAAACTCTTCTAGTGTGATGGAACTacatacagcgccatctatcgtACAATACGAAAGTTGCTGTAGCCATGGTTGTAAACATGATATACAAAGATGAATATCTATGATCTATCTTTGATATGAATATCTTATCTAAGATGAATATTGAATAATATTGTACGTAAAGCTGTAGTAGTATAATGGACTTATGTGAGCACAACTCTAACCTACATCCATCCTGCCTACCCGTGACCCTATTTCGAAGCATCTGCTGTCTgtcgtccatctgtctgtcagcggactgtatctcataaaccatTCTAAAACCACCAATCACTCCAAAAGAGTTTGTCTGGGAGCCAGACTCATATGACCAGTTTTTTACCCCCAAGCTCAAAGTGTTTTtaaacctacataataatattgcttTTTCCTAAAGTCAATAAAGAAGTTCCACTTGAAATACAGAATGAAATCACTGAAGTCCGTAACCCAGCCACACCAGATGAGAGAATCCAGGAACTCTGGGCCGGTATAGAAGCAGCGAAACGCGCGCGCGAGAGAGAGAACGCGAAGCGCGCCGCCTGGCTGAAAGAGCGAGAGGAAAGACGCGCAAGGAACGAGAGAGCGTGGCGACCGGCGCAGACTCCGCCCCCCACTACAGGTATTTGTTACTAGTTTTACTGCTCTAGGTTCTCGCCCttttgaatcttttttttttttttttttttttataaagaatattagccatgttaaatgactaatattaccctttcctctccaactaagcgtcaggcttgtgctaggagtaggtacgacaatagtgcaacgggcggggtttgaaccgtcgacttttcggttttcagtccactcctttaccagttgagctattgaggctttggcAGGTAATGTCAGCATATGAGAACAGAGTGTTAAGAAAGACCCCTATGGCCGAGAAGGCGTGTCGACCGAGGCAGATGCATCGCTTTCCATCAGCTGTGATTGTGGTGAACAGCTtgcctatcacactaatattataaaggcgaaagtttgtgtgtatgtttgttactctttcacgcaaaaactactggacggatttggctgaaattcggaatggacatagataatatcatagattaaaacataggctactttttatcccggaaaatcaaagagttcctacgggatttcgaagacCTAAGTCATGCATCAGCCAGtaatcaatgaaaaaaaaaaatgttaactacGCCAGCTCTCCTACAGATCTCCTTATtgctgatttgatcacatagtgAAACTCGCAAGTGTACCTCTTTCCATCGCCTTCTGATAAGGGTTATGGTTACATACTTGTACTTGAAATAAATTGACTTAGATTGAATTATATAGCCAAGATAGACACTAAGCTAGTTCTAAGAAGTGGGTGCCTGGGTCTTGGGGAACCAGGGAGCATGGACACTGGTCGGCTCATTGGTTCCCCAGGGACTACGGCACCCTACCTGTTTGTACCTATTTGTAaatttggctgaataaaaggtttttattatctctcatttatttatttttcccattttatcctatttttaaacaacaaacaataaaataacaaaaacaacagaaaaaataacagaaacacagaaaaaataacagaaacaacagaaaaaataacagaaacacagaaaaaataacagaaacgtagaaaaaataacagaaacagaaaaaataacagaaacaacaaaaaataaaataacatcaacaacaaaatcaataaataacagaaacaaaagagaaataaaataacataaacaacaaaaaactaaagtaacggaaaaaaaaaacattgaataaaaatatgataaaattattattattattaactagtttCATTCTGCCAGGTACTCCGGTAACGCCGTCTTCACCACTGCTGACGTCACTGCTGAAGTCTTCGCCGGTGGTCACCACACCACAGCACATACCACACCCCGCGACCATAGTTGGTGAGTACTGAgttgtcatttttagggttccgtaattgaACCGAACTAAACTTCCAGTTTTCAAaccaagataactatactaagtggcaagtatcatatgaaagggctttacctgcacattctaaaactgattaatattttttttatgcataatagtttttgatttatcgtgcaaaatatcagtacggtacctgagtacggaaccctcggtgcgcgagtcaaactcgcgcttgaccgttttttttcttttacagaTTCTGTGTCGCCGTCGGCTGGCGCGCCTACTCTTTCTCTGTTACTGGAGCAAACAGGCCATGCTCAAGAGAGCAAGCACGCTGCCATAGAGCATATCAAGAGTCAACTGGTACAGATTGAGCACCAACTCAAAGGTACTCAAAATCTGTTTTCTACTGTCTGTGGTTACTGAATCtcctatatatattttttattcagatacaagttagcccttgactgcaatgtcacctggtggtaagtgatgatgcagtctaagactaCTAATTATtcatttgttcatgaacacatttttttgtcaTGTAGCTACAAATTCACGGGGTtcgtatttttcttttacttgtgctataagacttacctacttgccaaatttaatgattctagggtactctatgggttttcttgacagacagacagacaacatagtgatcCTTTTTCCTTTCCTTTCTtgattcctttttccttttgaggtacagaacccaaaaaataaaaataaaccgtTTTTCTTCTATTCTCAGCCAACTCCCAACCACAGCAGAGCCAGCCAGCGATGCAGCCGGTGCCCACAGTGGACATCGACGACATCGAGATAAAGGCTGAGGATGTGTATGCATTCCGTGACGTCGACATACATATACCGCCCGTCACCACCATGCACAAGACTCCAGTCAGGTGAGCTTGACTTAAGATACTATGTTGAATTGACTTCAGTCTTGAATATGTTGAATTGACTTGAGCCTTGGAATATGTTGAATTAACTTGAGCCTTAGAATATGTTGAATTGACTTGAGCCTTGGAATATGTTGAATTGACTTGAGCCTTGGAATATGTTGAATTAACTTGAGCCTTGGAATATGTTGAATTGACTTGAGCCTTGGAATATGTTGAATTGACTTGAGCCTTGGAATATGTTGAATTGACTTGAGCCTTGGAATATGTTGAATTGACTTGAGCCTTGGAATATGTTGAATTGACTTGAGCCTTGGAATATGTTGAATTGACTTGAGCCTTGGAATATGTTGAATTAACTTGAGCCTTGGAATATGTTGAATTGACTTGAGCCTTGGAATATGTTGAATTGACTTGAGCCTTGGAATATGTTGAATTGACTTGAGCCTTGGAATATGTTGAATTGACTTGAGCCTTGGAATATGTTGAATTGACTTGAGCCTTGGAATATGTTGAATTGACTTGAGCCTTGGAATATGTTGAATTGACTTGAGCCTTGGAATATGTTGAATTAACTTGAGCCTTGGAATATGTTGAATTGACTTGAGCCTTGAAAATGTTCAATTGACTCATAGCCCGCTTCATCAAAGCGGTAACTCGTTGGTGGGTGGAATCTAcgttattatatattactattgACTTAAGCTTCGAATATGTTGAATTGACTCAAGTCTTAAATATGTTAAATTGACTTAATACTTGAATATGTAGAATTAACTTAAGACTTGAATATATTGATTTACTTTAAGATTTGAATATATTGAATCAACTAAGGTTTGAATATGTTAAATTGCCTTAAGATTTGAAtatgttaaattaatttaagactTGAATATGTTGAATTAACTTAAGACTTGAATATGCTGAATTGACTTAAGTCTTGAATATGTTGAATTGACTTAAGACTTGAATATGTTGAattttcagacagacagacaacagagtaaTCGTCTAGGGGTCtctcttttccttttgaggaccTTAAAAAAGAGTTCttaacagtttttctttttataattaaCACAGGGTCATAGAGAAACCATCGCCAAAGAAAGAGATTGAAATACCTGCACAGGAACCAGAGGTTATTGAACCACCAGTCGAGATTATCAAGGTAACTTGACTTTGGcttgaataattatatttttaactagttttagactttaaaaaaaattaccaactaataataattagttacggaagaagtcgcaggcataatcacatcacactaatattataaaggagaaagtttgtatgtgtgtgtgtgtgtgtgtgtatgtgtgtgtatatgtatgtttgttactccttcacgcaaaaactactgtacggattgggctgaaatttagaatggagatagattataccctggattagcacataggctactttttaccccgaaaaatcaaagagtgcccacaggaatttaaaaacctacatccacgcgaacgaagtcgcgggcatcagctagtacattatacccgcgacttcgtccgcgtggaccacacagatttcaaacccctatttcatccccttaggggttaaattttcaaaaatcctttcttagcagatagctatctgtataccaaatttcaggtCAATCTGTCAAATagttgagctgtgcgttaatagatctctcagtcagcttttccttttatatattttgatactagctgtgcccgcgacttcgttcgcgtggaatagtgacttttcgggcgaagcgtgtagtacgtactctgtacgttaaaaatgttcgccgtgattctttaaattgacataacttttttatttatgaaccgattgacatgaaataaacactaaatgttaagtgaagcttactacaatatattagtgaaacccgtatctaaatcgaataagccgtttctgatattagcgtgcacaaacacacatacaaacagacaaaaaaaaattaattacaattttgggttcggcatcgatataataacaacccctgctactttttttttatatatttccattgtacagacaccacttttctacaattttattatatgtatagattttgaaTGCTAAAGCAAATTCCTAAACTGATTTCACTGGGAATTCAATCCGGgtccttattattttttttttttttattcactataggcaagcgcttgaccacaatcacacctgatggaaagtgatgatgtggtctaagatgggacgcgtttacctagaaggtgcctattcactcttgttttaaagatacccggattgtaattggtaagaaacacagatcgcgggagagtattccaaaccttagccatgcgtatgaggaatgaagacgcaaaacgtttcgtgcgtgtagatggaatgtcgacgacataaggatggaaactcgcccgacgtcttgcggttcggtggtaaaatggtgaaggggggacaagactACAGCGCTGCCAATGCGTCAGGAAGAAGGTCATCAGATAACAATTTGTTGGTTTCAGGAAGAACCAGTTGCTGAAGAAACAATCAACGAAGGAATCTCAGCTCCAGAAGAAATGGAAGTAGTAAGTAGTgtccaaattcaaattctttatttatatatattatattcaaaaaataaataaaataaaaaaataaataaaaatatataaatattatattcaatatttttattcaattaaacttgtacaagtgcttttgaatcgtcaaaataatctaccactggttcggaatgccgttcataccgagaagaaccagcaagaaactcggcggttgctcttttcaagtattcaatttacaataatatgccacactgtactatacaagcaattgtagcgcgctggagcgaatcaaatccaagcttttttgtcatttacataatcatcGATCATGTCCGATCCGAGACTGCCAATCCGGCAACGTACTGGactgtggccaaacccttctcttactgagaggagacccgtactcagtagtgagccggtaatgggTAAATCATGATGAAGTAGTATTCGAAGTTGCACTCACTCTCTCTCGCTCAAGTATCTCTAGTCTCTTTCTCTCACTagcctctctctctctctctctctcttcagTCTCTCACACTAGAGAACAATAGCGAAACTGGAGAGAAAGAAGAAGCGAGATAGCTCGCTTGCTCTCTCTCTCCCGCTTTTttatctctctctctttctctttcATGTCGCTACAATCATAGGATACAAACTCTATGTCCTTTATGTTAATAGGATGAGACGCCCATGCAGGAAATGCCGCCAGAGGAACTCCTGTCGCCGCCGAAACCGGAAGTTAAGACCACGTTCCCGGAAGTCAAAACCACGTTCCCGGAAGTCAAGACCACGTTCCCGGAAGTCAAGTTCCCGACGCTCGAGATCAAAATAATACATCCCGAAGAACCCAAGGTATATACAGTTTTTGtacctagtttctcctttcaccaaaggttgcctggtggagattgctctgagcgataaggccgcctttgcatacaattgtttttagtttttttttgttttctcgttttgtcatcatcatttcaTGGTTggttggtatagttatgttgctttaaaaattgaaaataatataattatttatatataaaacgggaagttccctataggttttcttgacagacacgacagatggacagacggacaaacagacagacagacatacaacaaagtgatcctataagggttccgtttttccttttgaggtacagaaccctaaaaatatgtcaaatataATGTATACTATAGAAAGTAATGTATAATTAGATGCAGATAAAAGAAGAAGTAAAAGAACCAGAAGTGCCAAAAATCATAGAAGAGAAGATCGTAGAAGAGCCAATACATGTAGAAGAGAAGGTAGAAGAAATAGTCATGCCTCAAGAAGATGATAACGTTGTAGAAGAAGCGTACGTAATTCTTCTTACGTTTACTTACTTATAGTTAACTAGCTtatgtccacgacttcgtccgcgtgggctacacaaattttaaacccctttTTTACCCCCtcaagggttgaattttcaaaaatctgttcttagcggatgtctacgtcataatagcaatctgcatgccaaatttcagcccgatacgtccactagtttgagctgtgttgctagatcagtcagtcagtgagcttTTCCAGTTATATAACTAgactatctgatgcccgcgacttcgttcgcctgAATATAGGTTatataggaactctttaattttcggaCTCGGGACTCTTTTAactcgggataaaaagaagcctatgcgttaatccaaggtataatctatctccattacaaatttcagccaaatccgtccagtagtttttgcgtgaaagagtaacaaacatacacacatacacacaaactttcgcctttataatattaagtatgatttAGATGTCACATTTATGTCGTAGAATCACAATCGAAGAACCACCGAAAACCGAAGAAGCAACCGTAGAGATAACCGAACAACCGCAGCCGAGACCGCTGACACCGCAACCAGAACCGCAACCGCAACAGCTGCAACCGGAAGCGTTACAACCGCAAATATCGCAACCGCACACGCTCCAACCGCAATCGCCGCAACCACAAACGTCGCAACCGGAAATGTCGCAACCGTATACGTCGCAACCGCCGTCGCCGCAACCAGAACCGCAACCGCAGGTTGAAATACAACTGCTAACGGAGGAAGTAACCGTTAATGAAATACCTGATCCTCAAGATATACCTCTCCCACCGGACTTAGAACCCACACAGAAGGAGCTGGAAGGTAACCACatttatacacacacacacatacacacacacacacgcacacgcacgcacacacacatacatacacctagatgatgctcgcgactccgtccgcgtgtatttaggtttttttttttaaatctcgtgggaactctttgcttttctgggataaaaatttgcagAATTTTCGGGGTGTAAGCTACCTACCTCTGTACCagacatataaatcggttaaacggatagacccttaaaaatcccgtaggaactctttgattttccgggaccaaaagtagcctatgtccgcccgtccccgggatgtaagctaactcattaaaatcggttcagcggttgagccgtgaaaacgtaacagacagacagaccgacacacttttcgcatttacaataatattatagtatggatatggataatattaatatagactAGTGACacgccccggcttcgctcggatggcttattacaattttcatacagATCCTtaaattttttggaaaataaaatatagcctatgtcactcaggaataaggtagctttctactggtgaagtaattttcaaaatcggttcagtagttccagagattaccccctgcAAACAGACTTAcatacctctttataatattaataagtatatagGGATACCTGGCGTGTACTACTGcgctaaaaaaccggccaagtgcgaggcagactcgcgcaccgagggttctgtacctgggtattttttctacattttgcacgataaaccaaaatcTATCatatacaaacctacatagactgctaaaatcataacccttccttttggctttgccgtagtcgggtaataaaaagGTGCCCTTTCGTATTTCTATTGTCAGTGTGAATTATAAAAATTGCAGCCCTAGAAGAGATACAGCTGCCACCAAACTCGCCTCTAAAAGAAGAGTCGATACCCACAGAAGATGACCTCACAGAAGAGAAGATAGAACAGCCAATCCCAGAAGAGGCAGAGAAGGTAGAAGTTATTACAGAAGAGCAGAGCGTAGAGGATAAAGTTCTAGAAGATATGAAGAAGGATGAAGATGCTGAGGtacgatattatattatttttgaagggttccgttcctcaaaaggaataaaggaacccttataggaacacttcgttgtcggtctgtctgtcaagagcATCAAAACcaagcaatgtcttatagcataagtaaagagAAAATCCAAAATTTGATTTGcacttacatcacaaaaactgtccaagtgcgagtcagactcgcgcactgagggttccgtactcagatatttttccaacattttgcacaataaatcaaaaactattatacataaatataaa
The Maniola jurtina chromosome 28, ilManJurt1.1, whole genome shotgun sequence DNA segment above includes these coding regions:
- the LOC123879663 gene encoding bromodomain-containing protein 8-like isoform X2: MSSLQERLQQFRAPMDAWSTREQLCLASAVLRSGDQNWMSVSRALKTAGEAGRPPDWYSQKSCAAQYGALLENVETPKRKKRNSEGAVETPQESILKTLTQQRIQEIQNTLQEMNTQYEQIKNEITEVRNPATPDERIQELWAGIEAAKRARERENAKRAAWLKEREERRARNERAWRPAQTPPPTTGTPVTPSSPLLTSLLKSSPVVTTPQHIPHPATIVDSVSPSAGAPTLSLLLEQTGHAQESKHAAIEHIKSQLVQIEHQLKANSQPQQSQPAMQPVPTVDIDDIEIKAEDVYAFRDVDIHIPPVTTMHKTPVRVIEKPSPKKEIEIPAQEPEVIEPPVEIIKEEPVAEETINEGISAPEEMEVDETPMQEMPPEELLSPPNPEVKTTFPEVKFPTLEIKIIHPEEPKMQIKEEVKEPEVPKIIEEKIVEEPIHVEEKVEEIVMPQEDDNVVEEAITIEEPPKTEEATVEITEQPQPRPLTPQPEPQPQQLQPEALQPQISQPHTLQPQSPQPQTSQPEMSQPYTSQPPSPQPEPQPQVEIQLLTEEVTVNEIPDPQDIPLPPDLEPTQKELEALEEIQLPPNSPLKEESIPTEDDLTEEKIEQPIPEEAEKVEVITEEQSVEDKVLEDMKKDEDAEDSIPLKEMIKEGSQEEAKTEREGIEEDTHTETDDDTPMELSREEDKEGKKRRDYSRKKKSDSRTCSGSESAPESPSASDAERQHRLWRKSVMLVYSRLCAHKYASLFLRPITDEEAPGYSIVVKRPMDLTTIRRNIDAGVIRTTAEFQRDVLLMLSNALLYNSSSHSVYSMAKEMHEEAQLALGMLLAAQAHAGLCAAPPRRKRRLEPHAHKRLTH
- the LOC123879663 gene encoding bromodomain-containing protein 8-like isoform X1; protein product: MSSLQERLQQFRAPMDAWSTREQLCLASAVLRSGDQNWMSVSRALKTAGEAGRPPDWYSQKSCAAQYGALLENVETPKRKKRNSEGAVETPQESILKTLTQQRIQEIQNTLQEMNTQYEQIKNEITEVRNPATPDERIQELWAGIEAAKRARERENAKRAAWLKEREERRARNERAWRPAQTPPPTTGTPVTPSSPLLTSLLKSSPVVTTPQHIPHPATIVDSVSPSAGAPTLSLLLEQTGHAQESKHAAIEHIKSQLVQIEHQLKANSQPQQSQPAMQPVPTVDIDDIEIKAEDVYAFRDVDIHIPPVTTMHKTPVRVIEKPSPKKEIEIPAQEPEVIEPPVEIIKEEPVAEETINEGISAPEEMEVDETPMQEMPPEELLSPPKPEVKTTFPEVKTTFPEVKTTFPEVKFPTLEIKIIHPEEPKMQIKEEVKEPEVPKIIEEKIVEEPIHVEEKVEEIVMPQEDDNVVEEAITIEEPPKTEEATVEITEQPQPRPLTPQPEPQPQQLQPEALQPQISQPHTLQPQSPQPQTSQPEMSQPYTSQPPSPQPEPQPQVEIQLLTEEVTVNEIPDPQDIPLPPDLEPTQKELEALEEIQLPPNSPLKEESIPTEDDLTEEKIEQPIPEEAEKVEVITEEQSVEDKVLEDMKKDEDAEDSIPLKEMIKEGSQEEAKTEREGIEEDTHTETDDDTPMELSREEDKEGKKRRDYSRKKKSDSRTCSGSESAPESPSASDAERQHRLWRKSVMLVYSRLCAHKYASLFLRPITDEEAPGYSIVVKRPMDLTTIRRNIDAGVIRTTAEFQRDVLLMLSNALLYNSSSHSVYSMAKEMHEEAQLALGMLLAAQAHAGLCAAPPRRKRRLEPHAHKRLTH
- the LOC123879663 gene encoding bromodomain-containing protein 8-like isoform X3 produces the protein MSSLQERLQQFRAPMDAWSTREQLCLASAVLRSGDQNWMSVSRALKTAGEAGRPPDWYSQKSCAAQYGALLENVETPKRKKRNSEGAVETPQESILKTLTQQRIQEIQNTLQEMNTQYEQIKNEITEVRNPATPDERIQELWAGIEAAKRARERENAKRAAWLKEREERRARNERAWRPAQTPPPTTGTPVTPSSPLLTSLLKSSPVVTTPQHIPHPATIVDSVSPSAGAPTLSLLLEQTGHAQESKHAAIEHIKSQLVQIEHQLKANSQPQQSQPAMQPVPTVDIDDIEIKAEDVYAFRDVDIHIPPVTTMHKTPVRVIEKPSPKKEIEIPAQEPEVIEPPVEIIKEEPVAEETINEGISAPEEMEVDETPMQEMPPEELLSPPKPEVKTTFPEVKTTFPEVKTTFPEVKFPTLEIKIIHPEEPKMQIKEEVKEPEVPKIIEEKIVEEPIHVEEKVEEIVMPQEDDNVVEEAITIEEPPKTEEATVEITEQPQPRPLTPQPEPQPEPQPQVEIQLLTEEVTVNEIPDPQDIPLPPDLEPTQKELEALEEIQLPPNSPLKEESIPTEDDLTEEKIEQPIPEEAEKVEVITEEQSVEDKVLEDMKKDEDAEDSIPLKEMIKEGSQEEAKTEREGIEEDTHTETDDDTPMELSREEDKEGKKRRDYSRKKKSDSRTCSGSESAPESPSASDAERQHRLWRKSVMLVYSRLCAHKYASLFLRPITDEEAPGYSIVVKRPMDLTTIRRNIDAGVIRTTAEFQRDVLLMLSNALLYNSSSHSVYSMAKEMHEEAQLALGMLLAAQAHAGLCAAPPRRKRRLEPHAHKRLTH